A part of Cuculus canorus isolate bCucCan1 chromosome 23, bCucCan1.pri, whole genome shotgun sequence genomic DNA contains:
- the ZW10 gene encoding centromere/kinetochore protein zw10 homolog isoform X2 → MAAPPRGSLVAAVLAHSGCLDKEDLGTRIARLSRRVEELKGEVCNMINEKYNEFLPSMQSAEDLVLQVDELTNNIDLLKALIENEVQRDLNIAVAEFTELKQQLERDTLVLSVLKKLQEFDIAVKEYNTALLEKKYVTAAQQLEKARSNLKTLESRKGFELKILKALGKELTVQTQNMLYHLGEEWQKLAVWKFPPSKGQLLLKYILKPLILYPSLQPFTEEQSNVFILRFKSEKPSLDHSCPIEVFDKIKLIFEVLYKYLLNVPLEQPAEDKKELTELLGDLIWEDLSDCLIQNCLVNSIPTNSSKLEQYIEVIKSTEVFEKALKDMRFLKGDTTELLKYARNINSHFANKKCQDVIVAARNLMTSEIHNTVKITPDSGVALPKLSEPRAGHHLETQKPSNLVRNDVVNLENETKLSQYTFSLPTCRISSSVEKLMELAYQTLLEATTSTEQCSIQLFYSVRNIFQLFCDVVPTYHKENLQKLPQLAAIHHNNCMYIAHHLLTLGHQFRYHLNNILCDGVATFVDMVPGFRRLGTECFLAQMRVQKGEILERLSSARNFSNMDDEENYCAAKKAIRQVLHQLKRLGKVWQDVLPVYVYCKAMGTLLNTALSEIVTRIAALEDISAKDADRLYSLCRTMVEEGPQVFTPLPEDDKNKKYQEEVPVYVPKWMMFKELMIILQANLQEIVDQWADGKGPLAAEFSAAEVKSLIRALFQNTERRAAALTKIK, encoded by the exons ATGGCGGCGCCGCCGAGGGGCTCGCTAGTGGCCGCGGTGCTGGCGCATTCAGGCTGCCTCGACAAGGAGGATCTGGGCACCCGCATCGCGCGGCTCTCGCGGCGCGTGGAGGAGCTGAAG GGAGAAGTCTGCAACATGATTAACGAGAAGTATAACGAGTTCCTGCCCAGCATGCAGAGCGCTGAGGACTTGGTGTTGCAGGTGGACGAGCTGACCAACAACATCGACCTGCTGAAAGCACTCATCGAAAATGAG GTTCAGCGAGATCTAAACATTGCTGTTGCTGAATTTACTGAATTGAAGCAGCAGTTGGAGCGAGACACGCTGGTCCTGAGTGTCCTGAAAAAGCTacaggag TTTGATATAGCTGTTAAGGAGTACAACACTGCATTGCTGGAAAAGAAGTATGTTACAGCAGCTCAGCAACTGGAAAAG GCACGAAGCAACCTGAAAACGCTGGAATCCCGCAAGGGCTTTGAGCTGAAGATCCTGAAAGCCCTCGGCAAAGAGCTGACAGTGCAGACACAGAACATGCTCTACCACCTAGGAGAAGAATGGCAGAAACTGGCTGTATGGAAGTTTCCTCCGTCAAAAG gcCAGTTATTGCTGAAATACATCCTCAAGCCGCTGATTTTATACCCGTCTCTTCAGCCATTCACAGAGGAGCAGTCAAATGTGTTCATCCTACGTTTTAAGTCTGAGAAGCCTAGCTTGGATCACTCCTGTCCTATAGAAGTTTTTGACAAGATCAAGCTTATTTTTGAAGTTCTCTACAAATATCTGCTAA ATGTGCCTCTTGAGCAGCCTGCGGAAGATAAAAAGGAGCTCACAGAACTGCTAGGTGATCTGATCTGGGAAGATTTATCAGACTGCCTCATTCAGAACTGCCTGGTGAATTCAATCCCCACCAATAGCAGTAAACTGGAGCAGTATATAGAG GTGATTAAATCCACAGAAGTATTTGAAAAAGCCTTGAAGGACATGCGGTTTTTGAAAGGAGACACAACTGAGTTACTGAAATATGCCCGGAACATCAATTCTCATTTCGCTAACAAGAAGTGCCAGGATGTGATTGTGGCAGCCAGAAACCTGATGACCTCAGAAATACACAACACTGTGAAG ATCACTCCTGATTCCGGTGTAGCCCTACCAAAGCTTTCTGAGCCCAGGGCAGGACATCACTTAGAAACACAAAAACCTTCTAACCTTGTGCGTAACGACGTGGTGAATTTGGAGAATGAGACCAAACTGAGCCAGTACACGTTTTCTCTGCCAACATGCCGCATCAGTTCCTCAGTGGAGAAGCTGATGGAGCTGGCTTATCAGACGTTGTTGGAGGCTACAACAAGCACAGAGCAGTG CTCTATACAGCTTTTCTATTCTGTGCGGAATATATTCCAGCTCTTCTGCGATGTAGTGCCAACGTACCACAA AGAGAACCTTCAGAAATTACCTCAGCTGGCAGCCATTCACCACAACAATTGCATGTACATTGCTCACCACCTGCTTACCCTGGGACACCAGTTCCGATACCACCTGAATAATATCTTGTGTGATGGAGTGGCTACTTTTGTAGATATGGTACCTGGATTTAGGAGACTTG GGACGGAGTGTTTTCTGGCCCAGATGCGagtgcagaaaggagaaatccTGGAGAGGCTGTCAAGTGCCAGAAATTTTTCTAATATGGATGATGAGGAAAATTACTGTGcagcaaaaaaagcaataagGCAG GTATTGCATCAGTTGAAGAGACTGGGAAAAGTCTGGCAGGACGTCCTTCCAGTGTACGTGTACTGCAAGGCGATGGGGACTTTACTGAACACAGCTCTCTCAGAGATTGTCACTAGGATTGCTGCCCTGGAG GATATCTCTGCAAAAGATGCAGACCGGTTGTACTCCCTCTGTAGGACCATGGTGGAGGAAGGACCCCAGGTCTTCACCCCTCTTCcagaagatgacaaaaataagaaataccaAGAGGAAGTTCCGGTCTACGTGCCGAAATGGATGATGTTCAAAGAGCTGATGATCATCTTGCAAGCCAATCTCCAAGAAATAGTAGATCA gTGGGCAGATGGGAAGGGGCCTCTTGCAGCCGAGTTCTCTGCAGCTGAAGTGAAGAGTCTGATCCGAGCCTTGTTCCAGAACACAGAAAGGAGAGCAGCAGCGCTGACCAAAATTAAGTGA
- the ZW10 gene encoding centromere/kinetochore protein zw10 homolog isoform X1: protein MAAPPRGSLVAAVLAHSGCLDKEDLGTRIARLSRRVEELKGEVCNMINEKYNEFLPSMQSAEDLVLQVDELTNNIDLLKALIENEVQRDLNIAVAEFTELKQQLERDTLVLSVLKKLQEFDIAVKEYNTALLEKKYVTAAQQLEKARSNLKTLESRKGFELKILKALGKELTVQTQNMLYHLGEEWQKLAVWKFPPSKESSSLEFVVHSELHLRTVLLKEGDIAGPPVADVLQAFAILGELHNKLKNFGQLLLKYILKPLILYPSLQPFTEEQSNVFILRFKSEKPSLDHSCPIEVFDKIKLIFEVLYKYLLNVPLEQPAEDKKELTELLGDLIWEDLSDCLIQNCLVNSIPTNSSKLEQYIEVIKSTEVFEKALKDMRFLKGDTTELLKYARNINSHFANKKCQDVIVAARNLMTSEIHNTVKITPDSGVALPKLSEPRAGHHLETQKPSNLVRNDVVNLENETKLSQYTFSLPTCRISSSVEKLMELAYQTLLEATTSTEQCSIQLFYSVRNIFQLFCDVVPTYHKENLQKLPQLAAIHHNNCMYIAHHLLTLGHQFRYHLNNILCDGVATFVDMVPGFRRLGTECFLAQMRVQKGEILERLSSARNFSNMDDEENYCAAKKAIRQVLHQLKRLGKVWQDVLPVYVYCKAMGTLLNTALSEIVTRIAALEDISAKDADRLYSLCRTMVEEGPQVFTPLPEDDKNKKYQEEVPVYVPKWMMFKELMIILQANLQEIVDQWADGKGPLAAEFSAAEVKSLIRALFQNTERRAAALTKIK, encoded by the exons ATGGCGGCGCCGCCGAGGGGCTCGCTAGTGGCCGCGGTGCTGGCGCATTCAGGCTGCCTCGACAAGGAGGATCTGGGCACCCGCATCGCGCGGCTCTCGCGGCGCGTGGAGGAGCTGAAG GGAGAAGTCTGCAACATGATTAACGAGAAGTATAACGAGTTCCTGCCCAGCATGCAGAGCGCTGAGGACTTGGTGTTGCAGGTGGACGAGCTGACCAACAACATCGACCTGCTGAAAGCACTCATCGAAAATGAG GTTCAGCGAGATCTAAACATTGCTGTTGCTGAATTTACTGAATTGAAGCAGCAGTTGGAGCGAGACACGCTGGTCCTGAGTGTCCTGAAAAAGCTacaggag TTTGATATAGCTGTTAAGGAGTACAACACTGCATTGCTGGAAAAGAAGTATGTTACAGCAGCTCAGCAACTGGAAAAG GCACGAAGCAACCTGAAAACGCTGGAATCCCGCAAGGGCTTTGAGCTGAAGATCCTGAAAGCCCTCGGCAAAGAGCTGACAGTGCAGACACAGAACATGCTCTACCACCTAGGAGAAGAATGGCAGAAACTGGCTGTATGGAAGTTTCCTCCGTCAAAAG AGAGCAGCAGCCTGGAGTTCGTGGTGCATTCAGAACTGCATTTGCGCACAGTGCTGTTGAAGGAGGGGGACATTGCTGGCCCGCCAGTTGCTGATGTGCTGCAGGCGTTTGCCATCCTAGGAGAACTGCACAATAAGCTGAAAAATTTTG gcCAGTTATTGCTGAAATACATCCTCAAGCCGCTGATTTTATACCCGTCTCTTCAGCCATTCACAGAGGAGCAGTCAAATGTGTTCATCCTACGTTTTAAGTCTGAGAAGCCTAGCTTGGATCACTCCTGTCCTATAGAAGTTTTTGACAAGATCAAGCTTATTTTTGAAGTTCTCTACAAATATCTGCTAA ATGTGCCTCTTGAGCAGCCTGCGGAAGATAAAAAGGAGCTCACAGAACTGCTAGGTGATCTGATCTGGGAAGATTTATCAGACTGCCTCATTCAGAACTGCCTGGTGAATTCAATCCCCACCAATAGCAGTAAACTGGAGCAGTATATAGAG GTGATTAAATCCACAGAAGTATTTGAAAAAGCCTTGAAGGACATGCGGTTTTTGAAAGGAGACACAACTGAGTTACTGAAATATGCCCGGAACATCAATTCTCATTTCGCTAACAAGAAGTGCCAGGATGTGATTGTGGCAGCCAGAAACCTGATGACCTCAGAAATACACAACACTGTGAAG ATCACTCCTGATTCCGGTGTAGCCCTACCAAAGCTTTCTGAGCCCAGGGCAGGACATCACTTAGAAACACAAAAACCTTCTAACCTTGTGCGTAACGACGTGGTGAATTTGGAGAATGAGACCAAACTGAGCCAGTACACGTTTTCTCTGCCAACATGCCGCATCAGTTCCTCAGTGGAGAAGCTGATGGAGCTGGCTTATCAGACGTTGTTGGAGGCTACAACAAGCACAGAGCAGTG CTCTATACAGCTTTTCTATTCTGTGCGGAATATATTCCAGCTCTTCTGCGATGTAGTGCCAACGTACCACAA AGAGAACCTTCAGAAATTACCTCAGCTGGCAGCCATTCACCACAACAATTGCATGTACATTGCTCACCACCTGCTTACCCTGGGACACCAGTTCCGATACCACCTGAATAATATCTTGTGTGATGGAGTGGCTACTTTTGTAGATATGGTACCTGGATTTAGGAGACTTG GGACGGAGTGTTTTCTGGCCCAGATGCGagtgcagaaaggagaaatccTGGAGAGGCTGTCAAGTGCCAGAAATTTTTCTAATATGGATGATGAGGAAAATTACTGTGcagcaaaaaaagcaataagGCAG GTATTGCATCAGTTGAAGAGACTGGGAAAAGTCTGGCAGGACGTCCTTCCAGTGTACGTGTACTGCAAGGCGATGGGGACTTTACTGAACACAGCTCTCTCAGAGATTGTCACTAGGATTGCTGCCCTGGAG GATATCTCTGCAAAAGATGCAGACCGGTTGTACTCCCTCTGTAGGACCATGGTGGAGGAAGGACCCCAGGTCTTCACCCCTCTTCcagaagatgacaaaaataagaaataccaAGAGGAAGTTCCGGTCTACGTGCCGAAATGGATGATGTTCAAAGAGCTGATGATCATCTTGCAAGCCAATCTCCAAGAAATAGTAGATCA gTGGGCAGATGGGAAGGGGCCTCTTGCAGCCGAGTTCTCTGCAGCTGAAGTGAAGAGTCTGATCCGAGCCTTGTTCCAGAACACAGAAAGGAGAGCAGCAGCGCTGACCAAAATTAAGTGA
- the TMPRSS5 gene encoding transmembrane protease serine 5 isoform X1 has product MPMIPVPSLPCSLPGTLWWLETGGPSSGDSGRASTWSEEQSSCSNTSDFCSISATRALRCPPSVEDAVQSHKSPTAELRSEARRMQASSEHGSANASLKTLCAAGRLFLLLGVAGLLVGMSVGAWFLVKHLKKPQLDQSIPGQEPDVIPACSDGEEEDPVVRGAHRAVSFRINVANSLLEMQVEGRPGWLLTCHERWSLSLGTLLCRQLGHLRMTHQKGVSVRDIKMNDTQEFIQVRPHQEGSLEDLWHVRSSCESGRIVALKCSECGLRRGAGRVVGGTDVSLGRWPWQVSLYHGSQHHCGGSVLDREWIITAAHCVHSYRWLHASAWLVFAGIVTHSSVKEAAGVSLKKIVYHPLYNDSSLDYDIALLKLHVPLNFSDAIHAVCLPPSQQDLFQGTQCWVSGWGHTSPDHAHVTETLKEAPVPLIGTKRCNSSCMYAGELTARMLCAGYPQGKIDACQGDSGGPLVCWDEFTWRLVGIVSWGQGCAEPNHPGVYTNVAELLPWLYRITEIY; this is encoded by the exons ATGCCGATGATCCCGGTGCCATCCCTGCCTTGTTCCCTGCCCGGTACACTGTGGTGGCTGGAGACTGGCGGACCTTCGAGCGGTGACAGTGGTAGAGCATCCACTTGGTCAGAAGaacagagcagctgcagcaacacGAGCGATTTCTGTTCCATCTCTGCTACAAGAGCTCTGCGTTG CCCACCCAGCGTCGAGGATGCTGTGCAAAGCCACAAGAGCCCAACAGCGGAGCTGAGGAGTGAAGCGAGGAGGATGCAGGCCTCCTCAGAACATG GTTCTGCTAATGCATCTCTCAAAACCCTCTGCGCGGCCGGGaggctgttcctgctgctcGGGGTCGCTGGGCTGCTGGTGGGAATGTCAGTTGGAGCGTGGTTTCTCG TGAAGCACCTGAAGAAGCCTCAGCTGgaccagagcatccctgggcagGAGCCAGATGTGATCCCAGCGTGCAGTGACGGTGAAGAGGAAGATCCCGTGGTCCGTGGGGCTCACAGGGCAG TGTCTTTCAGAATAAACGTGGCCAACTCCTTGCTGGAAATGCAGGTTGAAGGCCGTCCTGGCTGGCTCCTGACGTGCCACGAGCGCTGGAGTCTCTCGCTGGGCACCCTGCTCTGCCGGCAGCTCGGGCACCTCAG AATGACCCATCAGAAGGGGGTGAGTGTGAGGGACATCAAGATGAACGACACACAGGAGTTCATTCAGGTGAGACCTCACCAGGAAGGCAGCCTGGAAGACCTGTGGCACGTCAG GAGCAGCTGTGAATCGGGTCGAATCGTGGCTCTGAAATGCTCAG AGTGCGGGCTGCGCCGCGGCGCTGGGCGGGTGGTCGGTGGGACGGATGTGTCCCTGGGGCGCTGGCCCTGGCAGGTCAGCTTGTACCATGGCTCCCAGCACCACTGCGGAGGCTCCGTGCTGGACCGCGAATGGATCATCACGGCAGCTCACTGCGTGCACAG TTACAGGTGGCTTCACGCCTCCGCCTGGCTGGTTTTCGCAGGCATCGTCACCCACAGCTCAGTCAAGGAGGCGGCTGGCGTGTCGCTAAAGAAAATAGTTTACCACCCGCTTTATAACGACAGTAGCCTGGACTACGACATTGCTCTGCTGAAGCTCCACGTGCCCCTGAATTTCTCCG ACGCCATCCATGCTGTGTGTCTGCCACCCTCCCAGCAGGACCTCTTCCAGGGCACCCAGTGCTGGGTCTCCGGTTGGGGCCACACTAGCCCAGACCATG CACACGTTACCGAGACGCTGAAGGAAGCGCCCGTTCCCTTAATTGGTACCAAGAGGTGCAATAGTTCGTGCATGTACGCAGGCGAGCTCACTGCCAGGATGCTGTGCGCTGGTTACCCGCAGGGGAAAATAGATGCGTGCCAG ggggacagcgggggaccCTTGGTTTGCTGGGATGAATTCACGTGGCGCTTGGTGGGCATCGTGAGCTGGGGCCAGGGCTGCGCTGAACCCAACCACCCCGGCGTTTATACCAACgtggctgagctgctgccgTGGCTTTATCGCATCACTGAG ATCTACTAG
- the TMPRSS5 gene encoding transmembrane protease serine 5 isoform X2 encodes MICSPGVLSFHRSSALAERFPDSPPSVEDAVQSHKSPTAELRSEARRMQASSEHGSANASLKTLCAAGRLFLLLGVAGLLVGMSVGAWFLVKHLKKPQLDQSIPGQEPDVIPACSDGEEEDPVVRGAHRAVSFRINVANSLLEMQVEGRPGWLLTCHERWSLSLGTLLCRQLGHLRMTHQKGVSVRDIKMNDTQEFIQVRPHQEGSLEDLWHVRSSCESGRIVALKCSECGLRRGAGRVVGGTDVSLGRWPWQVSLYHGSQHHCGGSVLDREWIITAAHCVHSYRWLHASAWLVFAGIVTHSSVKEAAGVSLKKIVYHPLYNDSSLDYDIALLKLHVPLNFSDAIHAVCLPPSQQDLFQGTQCWVSGWGHTSPDHAHVTETLKEAPVPLIGTKRCNSSCMYAGELTARMLCAGYPQGKIDACQGDSGGPLVCWDEFTWRLVGIVSWGQGCAEPNHPGVYTNVAELLPWLYRITEIY; translated from the exons ATG ATCTGCTCCCCCGGAGTCCTCTCCTTTCACCGGAGCTCAGCCTTAGCCGAGCGGTTTCCCGACAGCCCACCCAGCGTCGAGGATGCTGTGCAAAGCCACAAGAGCCCAACAGCGGAGCTGAGGAGTGAAGCGAGGAGGATGCAGGCCTCCTCAGAACATG GTTCTGCTAATGCATCTCTCAAAACCCTCTGCGCGGCCGGGaggctgttcctgctgctcGGGGTCGCTGGGCTGCTGGTGGGAATGTCAGTTGGAGCGTGGTTTCTCG TGAAGCACCTGAAGAAGCCTCAGCTGgaccagagcatccctgggcagGAGCCAGATGTGATCCCAGCGTGCAGTGACGGTGAAGAGGAAGATCCCGTGGTCCGTGGGGCTCACAGGGCAG TGTCTTTCAGAATAAACGTGGCCAACTCCTTGCTGGAAATGCAGGTTGAAGGCCGTCCTGGCTGGCTCCTGACGTGCCACGAGCGCTGGAGTCTCTCGCTGGGCACCCTGCTCTGCCGGCAGCTCGGGCACCTCAG AATGACCCATCAGAAGGGGGTGAGTGTGAGGGACATCAAGATGAACGACACACAGGAGTTCATTCAGGTGAGACCTCACCAGGAAGGCAGCCTGGAAGACCTGTGGCACGTCAG GAGCAGCTGTGAATCGGGTCGAATCGTGGCTCTGAAATGCTCAG AGTGCGGGCTGCGCCGCGGCGCTGGGCGGGTGGTCGGTGGGACGGATGTGTCCCTGGGGCGCTGGCCCTGGCAGGTCAGCTTGTACCATGGCTCCCAGCACCACTGCGGAGGCTCCGTGCTGGACCGCGAATGGATCATCACGGCAGCTCACTGCGTGCACAG TTACAGGTGGCTTCACGCCTCCGCCTGGCTGGTTTTCGCAGGCATCGTCACCCACAGCTCAGTCAAGGAGGCGGCTGGCGTGTCGCTAAAGAAAATAGTTTACCACCCGCTTTATAACGACAGTAGCCTGGACTACGACATTGCTCTGCTGAAGCTCCACGTGCCCCTGAATTTCTCCG ACGCCATCCATGCTGTGTGTCTGCCACCCTCCCAGCAGGACCTCTTCCAGGGCACCCAGTGCTGGGTCTCCGGTTGGGGCCACACTAGCCCAGACCATG CACACGTTACCGAGACGCTGAAGGAAGCGCCCGTTCCCTTAATTGGTACCAAGAGGTGCAATAGTTCGTGCATGTACGCAGGCGAGCTCACTGCCAGGATGCTGTGCGCTGGTTACCCGCAGGGGAAAATAGATGCGTGCCAG ggggacagcgggggaccCTTGGTTTGCTGGGATGAATTCACGTGGCGCTTGGTGGGCATCGTGAGCTGGGGCCAGGGCTGCGCTGAACCCAACCACCCCGGCGTTTATACCAACgtggctgagctgctgccgTGGCTTTATCGCATCACTGAG ATCTACTAG